Proteins from a single region of Dictyostelium discoideum AX4 chromosome 5 chromosome, whole genome shotgun sequence:
- the pks38 gene encoding beta-ketoacyl synthase family protein has protein sequence MTENIDKNDDDVAVIGIGLRFPSGNLKESISKPNQLFNELLNGLDGIVTTSERWSDNYYLNGEVVSKFAGLLPLDEWKQFDPIFFAINPSYDNVSSIDPQQRLLLKCVWEALEDSGIDPISLRGTNTSTFIGSSTIDYNDLQKSPFETQNNIFGSTTHSIANRIGFSFDFRGENLTIDTACSSSSNAINCGYNSIKSNKSNVSIVGGVNFILNPYISKSFTQLDMLSPTGKCHTFSSDADGFVRSEGVGIVVLKKLKDAIKDSNNIYCVIKGSSSNIDGNFDKLNFYSPSKLSQFENIKLAIKSTNGQINESDIDYCETHGTGTPTGDPIELEGISRAFNNKASTTNNNKQVLVGSFKSNIGHTEACSGVASLIKCCLMFKNKLFLQNINFKEPNPLINFKEWGLKVVTEPIKFNENKPTVMLINNFGITGSNVCLILSEFSGYQFGYSKSNDYQKMEIDNKFNEKKKYLIPLSSNSSTSLDNYKLSIIKHLNSRSSSSSTTTSFEEFVYNQIKFKSTSLIQKSVIIASDWNEFQDENNQIKLENSDNLISNITVEKKKSPIIVMVLCGQGSQYNKMALSLYDNEPIFRESVNRFDKELFKYYGYSVLDKLRSIDDKDLISIHQSILAQPATVIIQVSLYELYKHRGVSADIIIGHSLGEISSAYCSGMIDFQTLCYLTYHRSVAQNRTSGTGKMLSVNISSDEFINSYQSTTKYESLEIACYNSPTSIVIAGKEDLLNEITKDFKTNDIFCAMLGSLSSFHTSSQQMIKDEVCSLNISSKQSSIAIFSTVTTNLFNDETSPFDADYVFDNIRQPVRFTQTITNLYKYFESNDMGNEITFIEVSPHPTLQFYLNQMKSTQSSYFNSGKNITIYSPLNKKKNDYNEFLKTISLLYVNNNLNINFKSQLIDNNNNYTNQFNNLPLYQWDDKEYFKISWFQEKIKNEGPSIHSLGNNTDSPYPSYQTFIDIKKSPFQWLKGHQVSDKFYYPGMGYVHNLLSIYPNQDITISSLEFKSPLILTEGNRQCLQTTIAPLSKNEFNIKSHYKDQKTNQWILTSLGNFSLSKHNIENNEPINIRALKDKCNFTCISKQDLYETVRIKTNLTYKGLFQGVKQCYIGNNCSLAIVSLNEIYNQKEYNHLINNSNMNTLFNTAILDTCLHGVLGVVTQPVVLDRIEGFKFYSSNTPSFNNNSTNSNNDTINELYVYSENKARINSKTYSGSIKIILPNGTLLIDIGNVVCTIVASNPDSTIICEPPSNKIYTPYLQSKDSVIKNPEQFKHLYRVDEFSFKNEENQFISIGLLLSLFYKHINNRCPSINLESLETLEYDQFKQLYYNSSRNENLFKFIFENLKNYQNIMYSNSFNKTILFNNNNNNNNNNNNNNNNNNNNNNNNNNNNNNNNNNDNDNDNNCYNYENFYIRTTKIMAKQLFPLKDDDSITDTPQSLFESGYLDYHYKNSKIVQPLNNLLGEIIVETLKPILNEPIVFRILEAGGGTGSLSLLILEKICKLLNENNSTSIIDIEFTWSDISASFFAEIKEKFSSFTNHNSLNIIYRVLDLEKPLLDQDLKASYYDFVVMSNVMHVVKKLKPTLNEIHNILAPNGQLLFVEPPYKSFFIDSIFGCFSQWWPSSDSDIELRPDRCCMEQEKWISLLNQCTYRDTVLYGNDKLLFLIQTRKPTINEIISEQSISLDQLNSFNNIILFSSNNNNDNNNNSNNYYNNRNSYSSSSIQNLIRLNQELKHKIININNYNEFQSWITNNQNKDNCGNKTLIIFLKSIESIMNTSNFKEITFEYIQINQLILKLELSNSFKHLLLSLNSTTDNYLSSSIVGAARYFVEFPQLDLYILNYDNISIENNQQLLSLINYLIDSNNNIQKEFTIINNKVYYERYCRRSNNIKSKLQSKSFETNKDNLFIQLNSNLEYQLYSKKDELNSNEVEIEIKATSINYKDYLMYIGMIGTDIDIKYGKEYEIENGIGIDNPKIGNDFSGIITRLGCNVKDFKVGDQVCGVGSKTNSSHIIVDYNYIYYKPLNYSYSVSASIPSVYITSLHSIYNIGNLKSNESILIHSAAGGIGISSLDLLKSKQHQGYIFLTVGSKDKEEYLIKKYGSLITAIYSSRNKNYVKDIKNKLIELGEVEQHQQQGVDLILNTLSSEFMDSNFQCLNLSGRIVDLSITHLTPNDYMTNNHYKFNVGYFNVEVIDFPGKLIKSYIKKIIKMINSNKLEPSVPIIEYSNNQFKDAIEYINQRKHIGKIIVNHNQDEFNRIYNIYQNNNNQIMKHSYDISKLNIGKNILLTGQTGIVLEILKYLVKYSNHSIENIIILSKSKLKWELELLINQTKFKKDNIIKFHFNQIDIEDSTKVNQVLNQLELNENITNIDSIIHFAFMNDICDVQKVDMNRLNITHGAKTIGAINLHNQSINRSWNIKQFIMASSVVSIFGSDKQCCYVSACNVIDSLSKYRHSIGLPSLAINLGAISSTGFVSRNNAIETMLKSTLSNLFSPQLVISSLDLFIQNQHQYPNYCLSDFNFEVLPSTLTNQHHSKFDFEINIVKKSNQIKSFSGDDNNNEIIRSTILNKISEILSIDESKINEDLQLSQYGMDSLVIVQLKNFVDNQLGHNIITIQQLQNNKINQSIEIIKSAHNKNKNNNNNNNNNSNHHDNIKKEQQSLDEFIKNETKLNESIISRPYSIKNILNNNNNNNNNNNNNNNNNNNNNNNNNNNNCQSIFLTGSTGFLGAYLLIELIKVNNISKIYCLIRNNSKLTNPIDVIINNLKKHQLIDMNKESPKRKTKIINHTGNISNDKLNSSNSNSDNSNNNNNQINEDQLIKIIPIIGDISKDKFGLTEQDYLKLSNECDIIINSAADINLKSNYEESKTVNVNSVNQIIKLSVSNNSSQKLIVHFSSLAVFINHPFKDEEDFEETNSVPSFNSTPIGYIQSKVISEKLITNAAESRGIPSIIIRPPDIFSNPITGIGHSNDFISLLIKASKEIGYYPNIHKSIFSTPVTTIAKTTIDLIFNENSWNQNKSKPISIYNFNGNSMEMKSFYRVLENNFKCKEIDFDEWIELVSKSNGKSSKRYSTFHIHKNQNLLLTTFTINSLLKMSNSTKELLTSIGSYNHQDWEINESMILNDIINNH, from the exons atgacagaaaatattgataaaaatgatgatgatgttgcaGTGATCGGTATTGGTTTAAGATTTCCAAGtggtaatttaaaagaatctATTTCGAaaccaaatcaattatttaatgaattattgaATGGATTGGATGGAATCGTTACAACATCTGAAAGATGGTCTGATAATTATTACTTAAATGGTGAAGTCGTTTCAAAGTTTGCTGGTTTACTTCCACTTGATGAATGGAAACAATTCGATCCAATCTTCTTTGCCATTAATCCAAGTTATGATAATGTCAGTTCAATCGATCCTCAacaaagattattattaaaat GTGTATGGGAAGCATTAGAAGATAGTGGTATTGATCCAATTAGTTTACGTGGGACTAATACAAGTACATTTATCGGTAGTAGTACTATTGATTATAATGATCTTCAAAAATCACCATTCGAaactcaaaataatatttttggtTCAACAACTCATTCCATTGCAAATAGAATTggtttttcatttgattttag aggtgaaaatttaacaattgatACAGCTTGTTCAAGTTCATCAAATGCAATTAATTGTGgatataattcaattaaatcaaataaatcaaatgtttcaattgttggtggtgttaattttatattaa atCCATacatttcaaaatcattcaCACAATTAGATATGTTAAGTCCAACAGGAAAATGTCATACATTTTCATCGGATGCTGATGGTTTTGTTCGTTCAGAAGGTGTTGGTATCGTTGTATTAAAGAAGTTAAAAGACGCAATCAAAGATTCAAACAATATCTATTGTGTAATCAAAGGATCAAGTTCAAATATCGATGGTAactttgataaattaaacttttattCACCATCAAAACTATCTCAGTTTGAAAATATCAAATTAGCAATCAAATCAACCAATGGTCAAATCAATGAATCAGATATTGATTATTGTGAAACTCATGGTACTGGTACCCCAACTGGTGATCCAATAGAATTAGAAGGTATATCAAGAGCTTTCAATAATAAagcatcaacaacaaataataataaacaagttTTAGTTGGgtcatttaaatcaaatattggACATACTGAAG cATGTTCAGGAGTtgcatcattaattaaatgttgtttaatgtttaaaaacaaactatttcttcaaaatattaatttcaaagaaCCAAAtccattaataaattttaaagaatgggGATTAAAAGTTGTAACtgaaccaattaaatttaatgaaaataaaccaactgtcatgttaattaataatttcggTATAACtg GTTCAAATGTTTGTTTAATACTATCTGAATTTAGTGGTTATCAATTTGGTTATAGTAAAAGTAATGATTAtcaaaaaatggaaattgataataaatttaatgaaaaaaagaaatatttaataccACTCTCAAGtaattcatcaacatcattagataattataaattatcaataattaaacatttaaattcgaggtcatcttcatcatcaacaacaacaagtttCGAAGAATTTGtatataatcaaattaaattcaaatcaacatcattaattcaaaaatcaGTTATAATCGCAAGTGATTGGAATGAATTtcaagatgaaaataatcaaattaaattagaaaatagtgataatttaatttcaaatattacagttgaaaaaaagaaatctccAATCATAGTAATGGTATTATGTGGTCAAGGTTcacaatataataaaatggcattatcattatatgaCAATGAGCCAATATTTAGAGAATCTGTCAATAGATTCGATAAAGAgttattcaaatattatgGTTACTCTGTTTTAGATAAATTAAgatcaattgatgataaagatttaatatcaattcaTCAATCAATTTTAGCACAACCTGCAACTGTTATCATTCAAGTATCACTCTATGAATTATATAAACATCGGGGTGTTTCAGCAGATATTATCATTGGTCATTCTCTTGGTGAAATCTCATCAGCATATTGTTCAGGTATGATTGATTTTCAAACATTATGTTACTTGACTTACCATAGATCAGTAGCTCAAAATAGAACCTCAGGTACAGGTAAAATGTTATCAGTTAATATTAGTTCAGATGAATTCATTAATAGCTATCAATCTACAACCAAATATGAATCATTAGAAATTGCATGTTACAATTCACCAACATCAATCGTTATCGCAGGTAAAGAAGACTTGTTAAATGAAATAACCAAAGATTTCAAAACAAATGATATCTTTTGTGCAATGTTAggatcattatcatcatttcaTACATCAAGCCAACAAATGATTAAAGATGAAGTATGctctttaaatatttcatcgAAGCAATCATCAATAGCAATATTTTCAACAGTCACAACCAATTTATTCAATGATGAAACCTCACCATTCGATGCAGATTAtgtatttgataatattcGTCAACCAGTTCGTTTCACacaaacaattacaaatctTTACAAATATTTCGAATCAAATGATATGGGTAATGAAATTACATTCATTGAAGTTTCACCACATCCAACATTACAATTTTACttgaatcaaatgaaatcaaCCCAATCAAGTTACTTTAATAGTGGTAAAAACATTACAATATATTcaccattaaataaaaagaagaatGATTATAATGAATTCTTAAAGACAATCTCTTTATTATAtgtcaataataatttaaacattaatttcaaatcacAATTAATcgataacaataataactatacaaaccaatttaataatttaccactTTACCAATGGGATGACAAAGAAtactttaaaatttcttGGTTCCaagaaaagattaaaaatgaaGGTCCATCCATTCATAGTCTTGGTAATAATACAGATTCACCATATCCATCATATCAAACATTCATCGATATCAAGAAATCACCATTCCAATGGTTAAAAGGTCATCAAGTTAgtgataaattttattatccaGGAATGGGATATGTTcacaatttattatcaatttatcCAAATCAAGATATTACAATTAGCTCATTAgaatttaaatcaccattaATATTGACAGAAGGTAATAGACAATGTTTACAAACTACAATTGCACCACTATCAAAGAAtgaattcaatattaaaagtcATTACAAAgatcaaaaaacaaatcaatggATATTAACATCTCTTGGTAATTTCAGTTTATCCAAacataatattgaaaataatgaaccaattaatattcgagcattaaaagataaatgtAATTTTACATGCATATCAAAACAGGATCTATATGAAACTGttagaattaaaacaaatttaacatACAAAGGTTTATTTCAAGGCGTAAAACAATGTTATATCGGTAATAATTGTTCATTAGCAATAGtatcattaaatgaaatttataatcaaaaagaatataatcatttaataaacaatagCAATATGAATACATTATTTAATACAGCAATTTTAGATACTTGTTTACATGGAGTATTAGGTGTAGTTACACAACCAGTCGTACTTGATAGAATTGAAGGTTTCAAATTTTACTCTTCAAATACtccatcatttaataataatagcaccAATAGCAATAATGATACAATTAACGAATTATATGTTTACTCTGAAAATAAAGCAAGAATCAATTCTAAAACATATTCAggatcaattaaaatcataCTTCCAAATGGtacattattaattgatattggAAATGTAGTTTGCACTATAGTTGCCTCCAATCCTGATAGCACAATAATTTGTGAACCaccttcaaataaaatttatacaCCATATCTTCAATCAAAAGATTCAGTAATTAAAAATCCTGAACAATTCAAACATTTATATAGAGTAGATgaatttagttttaaaaatgaagaaaatcaatttatttcaattgggttattattgtcattattttataaacacATTAATAATAGATGTCCAAGTATCAATTTAGAATCATTAGAAACATTAGAATATGATCAATTCaaacaattatattataatagttcaagaaatgaaaatctttttaaattcatttttgaaaatttaaaaaattaccaaaacaTTATGTACAGTAATTCTTTCAATAAaaccattttatttaataataataataataataataataataataataataataataataataataataataataataataataataataataataataataataataataataatgataatgataatgataataattgttataattatgaaaatttttatattagaACAACTAAAATAATGGCAAAACAATTATTTCCATTAAAAGATGATGATTCCATTACAGATACACCacaatcattatttgaaagtGGTTATCTAGACTACCATTATAAGAATTCAAAAATAGTTCAACCattgaataatttattagGTGAAATTATAGTTGAAACTctaaaaccaattttaaatgaaccaATTGTATTTCGTATATTAGAAGCAGGTGGTGGTACTGGTAGTCttagtttattaattttagaaaagatttgtaaattattaaatgaaaacaattcaacatcaatcattgatattgaatttacATGGAGTGATATATCTGCATCATTTTTCgctgaaattaaagaaaagttCTCATCATTTACAAATCACAatagtttaaatattatCTATCGTGTATTAGATTTAGAGAAACCATTATTAGATCAAGATCTTAAAGCATCCTATTATGATTTCGTTGTAATGTCAAATGTTATGCATGTCGTTAAGAAACTCAAACCaacattaaatgaaattcatAATATATTAGCACCAAATGGTCAACTTTTATTTGTAGAACCACCAtacaaatcattttttattgattcaatttttggTTGTTTTTCACAATGGTGGCCATCCTCTGATAGTGATATCGAATTAAGACCTGATAGATGTTGTATGGAACAAGAGAAATGGATTAGCCTTTTAAATCAATGTACTTATAGAGATACAGTTTTATAtggtaatgataaattactatttttaatcCAAACTAGAAAACcaacaattaatgaaatcatttcagaacaatcaatatcattggatcaattaaattctttcaataatattattttatttagtagtaataataataatgataataataataatagtaataattattataataatagaaatagtTACAGCAGCAGTagtattcaaaatttaataagattaaatcaagaattaaaacataaaatcattaatattaataattataatgaattTCAATCATGGATTACAAATAATCAGAATAAAGATAATTGTGGtaataaaacattaataatatttttaaaatcaattgaatcaataatgaatacttcaaattttaaagaaattacatTTGAATACATtcaaattaatcaattaatattaaaattagaattatcaaataGTTTCAAAcatttactattatcattaaattcaacaactgataattatttatcatcatcaattgttGGTGCTGCTCGTTATTTCGTTGAATTCCCACAATTagatttatatatattaaattatgataatatttcaattgaaaataatcaacaattattatcattaatcaattatttaattgattcaaataataatattcaaaaagaatttacaattattaataataaagtataCTATGAAAGATATTGTAGAagatcaaataatattaaatcaaaacttcaatctaaatcatttgaaaccaataaagataatttatttattcaattaaattcaaatttagaatatcaattatatagtaaaaaagatgaattaaattcaaatgaagtAGAGATAGAAATTAAAGCAACTagtataaattataaagattatttaatgtATATCGGTATGATTGGTACGGATATAGATATCAAATATGGTAAAGAgtatgaaattgaaaatggtattggtattgataATCCAAAAATTGGTAATGACTTTAGTGGTATAATTACAAGATTAGGTTGTAATGTAAAGGACTTTAAAGTTGGTGATCAAGTTTGTGGTGTCGGCTCAAAAACAAATAGTTCACATATTATTGtagattataattatatttattataaaccaTTAAACTATAGTTATTCAGTTTCAGCCTCAATTCCATCTGTATATATTACATCATTACATAGTATCTATaatattggtaatttaaaatcaaatgaatcaattttaattcattcagCAGCAGGTGGTATTGGTATATCATCTttggatttattaaaaagtaaaCAACATCAAggttatatatttttaactgTAGGttcaaaagataaagaagaatacttaataaagaaatatgGATCATTAATTACAGCTATTTATTCATCTcgtaataaaaattatgtCAAAGATATAAAGAACAAATTAATAGAATTAGGTGAAGTTGAACAGCATCAACAACAAGGTgtagatttaatattaaatacatTATCATCAGAGTTTATGGATTCAAATTTCCaatgtttaaatttatcaggGCGTATCGTTGATTTAAGTATTACTCATCTCACACCAAATGATTATATGACAAATAAtcattacaaatttaatGTGGGTTACTTTAACGTAGAGGTCATAGATTTCCCTGGTAAATTAATCAAAAGCTatataaagaaaattattaaaatgataaattcaaataaattagagCCAAGCGTACCAATCAttgaatattcaaataatcaatttaaagatgcaattgaatatataaatcaaagaaaacaTATTGGTAAAATCATTGTTAATCATAATCAAGATGAATTCAAtagaatttataatatttatcaaaataataacaatcaaATCATGAAACATTCATatgatatttcaaaattaaatattggtaaaaatattttactcACTGGTCAAACTGGTATTGTtttagaaatattaaaatatttggttaaatattcaaaccattcaattgaaaatattataatactttcaaaatcaaaattaaaatgggaattagaattattaatcaatcaaactaaatttaaaaaagataatattattaaattccaTTTCAATCAAATCGATATTGAAGATTCAACTAAAGTCAATCAagtattgaatcaattagagttaaatgaaaatattacaaatattGATTCAATCATTCATTTTGCATTTATGAATGATATTTGTGATGTTCAAAAAGTAGATATGAATCGTTTAAATATTACACATGGTGCTAAAACAATTGGAGCAATTAATCTTCACAATCAATCGATTAATCGTTCATGGAATATCAAACAATTCATAATGGCATCATCAGTAGTTTCAATATTTGGATCAGATAAACAATGTTGTTATGTTAGTGCATGTAATGTTATCGATTCATTATCAAAGTATAGACATTCAATTGGATTACCATCTTTAGCCATTAATTTAGGTGCCATATCATCAACTGGTTTCGTATCACGTAATAATGCAATTGAAACAATGTTAAAGAGTACTCTTTCAAATCTATTCTCACCTCAACTCGTTATTAGTTCATTAGATCTATTcattcaaaatcaacatcaataTCCAAACTATTGTTTATCAGATTTCAATTTTGAAGTTTTACCATCAACTTTAACAAATCAACATCAttcaaaatttgattttgaaattaatattgttaaaaaatcaaatcaaatcaaatctttctctggtgatgataataataatgaaattattcgttcaacaattttaaataaaatcagtgaaatattatcaattgatgaatcCAAAATCAATGAAGATTTACAACTCTCACAATATGGTATGGATAGTTTAGTAATTgtacaattaaagaattttgtCGATAATCAATTAGGTCATAATATTATCAcaattcaacaattacaaaataataaaatcaatcaatcaattgaaattattaaatctgcccataataaaaataaaaataataataataataataataataatagcaatcaTCATGAtaacattaaaaaagaacaacaatCACTTGATgagtttattaaaaatgaaactaaattaaatgaatcgATCATTTCAAGAccatattcaattaaaaatattttaaataataataataataataataataataataataataataataataataataataataataataataataataataataataattgtcaATCAATATTCTTAACAGGTTCAACAGGATTCTTAGGTgcatatttattaattgaattaattaaagtgaataatatatcaaaaatttattgtttaataagaaataattcaaaacTAACAAATCCAATCgatgtaattattaataatttaaagaaacatCAATTAATAGATATGAATAAAGAATCtccaaaaagaaaaacaaaaataatcaatcataCAGGTAACatatcaaatgataaattaaatagtagTAATTCAAACAgtgataatagtaacaataataataatcaaataaatgaagatcaattaattaaaatcattccAATTATTGGTGATATCTCAAAAGACAAATTTGGTTTAACTGAacaagattatttaaaactttcaaatgaatgtgatattattattaattcagCAGCagatataaatttaaaatcaaactATGAAGAAAGTAAAACTGTAAATGTTAACAGTGttaatcaaattataaaattatcagtttcaaataatagctcacaaaaattaatagttCATTTTTCATCACTTGCAGTATTCATTAATCATCCTTTTAAAGATGAAGAGGATTTTGAAGAAACAAATTCAGTTCCAAGTTTTAATTCTACACCAATTGGATATATTCAATCTAAAGTTATTTCAGAGAAACTTATAACAAATGCAGCTGAATCAAGAGGTATACCATCAATCATTATTAGACCACCTG atATATTCTCAAATCCAATAACAGGTATAGGTcattcaaatgattttatatcACTTTTAATCAAAGCTTCAAAAGAGATTGGTTATTATCCAAATATTCATAAATCGATTTTCTCAACTCCAGTCACAACCATAGCTAAAAcaacaattgatttaatattcaaTGAAAACAGTTGgaatcaaaataaatcaaaaccaatctcaatttataattttaatggtaattcaatggaaatgaaatcattttatAGGGTATTggaaaacaattttaaatgtaaaGAAATAGATTTCGATGAATGGATTGAATtagtttcaaaatcaaatggaAAATCATCAAAAAGATATTCAACATTCCACATtcacaaaaatcaaaatttattattaacaactTTTACAATTAATAGTTTGTTAAAAATGTCAAATAGCacaaaagaattattaactTCAATTGGTTCATATAATCATCAAGATTGggaaattaatgaatcaatgattttaaatgatattattaacaatcattaa
- a CDS encoding hypothetical protein (P11467 DG17 protein), with protein sequence MSINSKFTINNVLLNQESLQKKNKYSCPICFEYFYKKSVYQCRSGHYACRECWEKSLETKQECMICRSEVNSYKDLSRCLVIEQNFAKKECCCIYSYFDYFIDANQKYENEENEKRILIKDEETGCREIINVDRLDTHIQNC encoded by the coding sequence atgtcaataaattcaaaatttacaatcaataatgttttattaaatcaagaatcattacaaaagaaaaataaatattcatgtccaatttgttttgaatatttttataaaaaatcagTTTATCAATGTAGATCTGGTCATTATGCATGTAGAGAATGTTGGGAGAAATCATTAGAAACAAAACAAGAATGTATGATTTGTAGATCAGAAGTGAATTCATATAAAGATTTATCAAGATGTTTAGTAATTGAACAAAATTTTGCTAAAAAAGAATGTTGTTGTATTTACTCATActttgattattttattgatgccaatcaaaaatatgaaaatgaagaaaatgaaaaaagaatattaataaaagatgAAGAGACTGGTTGTagagaaataataaatgtagATCGATTAGATACACATATACaaaattgttaa